From a single Natronorubrum tibetense GA33 genomic region:
- the pheA gene encoding prephenate dehydratase, with the protein MAAVTLGPEGTYSHRAATAVANGDEIDFRQSVTAIVDAVAGGEYDRGVIPIENSIEGSVTESLDALAEYDVAVVREIVTPIKHALLAQGPEFDTVASHSQALAQCRSYLEREYPDATLEAVASTAQSVEFARDDPLTAGIAHPDNGGDGIEVLAEDIQDQDSNATRFFALAPAEDRSKGGGKSSLVVYPNANYPGLLLELLQPFANRDINLTRVESRPSGQRLGDYVFHIDIEAGLYEARTKEAIEELEELAEKGWVRRLGSYDTEHVVG; encoded by the coding sequence ATGGCTGCAGTTACGCTGGGTCCCGAAGGAACCTACTCACACCGGGCGGCAACGGCGGTCGCGAACGGCGACGAGATCGACTTCCGCCAGTCGGTGACGGCGATCGTCGACGCCGTCGCCGGCGGCGAGTACGACCGCGGCGTCATTCCGATCGAAAACAGCATCGAGGGCTCCGTCACGGAGAGCCTCGACGCGCTCGCGGAGTACGACGTCGCCGTCGTCCGCGAGATCGTTACCCCCATCAAACACGCGCTCCTCGCACAGGGGCCGGAGTTCGACACCGTCGCCAGCCACTCGCAGGCGCTCGCCCAGTGTCGGTCCTACCTCGAGCGCGAGTACCCCGACGCCACGCTCGAGGCCGTCGCGAGCACGGCCCAGAGCGTCGAGTTCGCCCGCGACGACCCGTTGACCGCGGGCATCGCCCACCCGGACAACGGCGGCGACGGCATCGAGGTGCTCGCCGAGGACATTCAGGACCAGGACTCGAATGCGACGCGCTTTTTCGCGCTCGCGCCCGCCGAGGACCGCTCGAAGGGCGGCGGCAAGAGTTCGCTCGTGGTCTACCCGAACGCGAACTATCCGGGGCTGTTGCTCGAACTGCTCCAGCCCTTCGCGAACCGCGATATCAACCTCACGCGGGTCGAATCCCGTCCCAGCGGCCAGCGACTGGGCGACTACGTCTTCCACATCGACATCGAGGCCGGCCTCTACGAGGCCCGGACGAAGGAGGCGATCGAGGAACTCGAGGAGTTAGCCGAGAAGGGGTGGGTCCGGCGGCTGGGATCGTACGACACCGAGCACG
- the hemC gene encoding hydroxymethylbilane synthase has protein sequence MRTRGTLRLATRGSTLARRQASLVQEALEDRRYEVELVTVDTTGDQIRDELIHRLGKTGAFVRELDERVLEGDLDGAIHSMKDMPTEQPEELVTAAVPERGKPGDILVTPDGSRLEELPDGATVGTSSLRRRAQLLSERPDLTVEPLRGNVDTRLEKLLAPALQAEHEERTEADKERKGNTGNDDFEPEFDQTVDDWFDGLSELERQTLGREVETEFDAIVLAQAGLERSGFAHYVDYRKLPTNAFVPAPGQGALAVTAVDGETAREIQSVIDHPRSRVETTVERTILAELGGGCIAPIGIYAVVQGEYVHANVSVFDRDGEESVVAGRDLPIESHVEAARDFAQDLADRGAAELIEQAREKADEDEDEDGVSEAEKPEGK, from the coding sequence ATGAGAACGCGCGGGACGCTTCGATTGGCGACACGGGGGTCCACACTCGCTCGGCGGCAGGCCTCGCTGGTACAGGAGGCCTTAGAGGATCGACGGTACGAGGTCGAACTCGTCACCGTCGACACGACGGGCGACCAGATCAGAGACGAACTCATCCATCGACTGGGGAAGACCGGCGCGTTCGTCCGCGAACTCGACGAGCGCGTCCTCGAGGGCGACCTCGACGGCGCGATCCACTCGATGAAGGACATGCCCACCGAACAGCCCGAGGAACTGGTGACCGCCGCGGTGCCGGAACGGGGGAAACCGGGAGATATCCTCGTCACGCCCGACGGCTCGAGGCTCGAGGAACTCCCCGACGGCGCGACCGTGGGGACCTCGAGTCTCCGCCGTCGCGCGCAACTGCTCTCGGAGCGGCCCGACCTCACGGTCGAACCGTTGCGCGGAAACGTGGATACGCGCCTCGAGAAACTGCTCGCGCCCGCACTGCAGGCGGAACACGAGGAACGGACGGAAGCTGATAAAGAACGCAAAGGGAACACCGGGAACGACGACTTCGAACCCGAGTTCGACCAGACCGTCGACGACTGGTTCGACGGCCTCTCCGAACTCGAACGACAGACCCTCGGCCGCGAGGTCGAGACCGAGTTCGACGCCATCGTGCTAGCCCAGGCGGGCCTCGAACGCAGCGGCTTCGCTCACTACGTCGACTACCGGAAACTGCCGACGAACGCGTTCGTCCCCGCGCCGGGCCAGGGCGCGCTCGCGGTGACCGCGGTCGACGGCGAGACCGCCCGCGAGATTCAGTCGGTGATCGACCACCCGCGCAGCCGCGTCGAAACGACTGTCGAACGGACGATCCTCGCGGAACTCGGCGGCGGCTGTATCGCGCCGATCGGGATCTACGCGGTCGTCCAGGGCGAGTACGTCCACGCGAACGTCAGCGTCTTCGACCGCGACGGCGAGGAGTCGGTCGTCGCCGGCCGGGACCTGCCGATCGAGAGCCACGTCGAGGCTGCTCGTGACTTCGCGCAGGATCTGGCCGACCGCGGCGCCGCAGAGTTGATCGAGCAAGCGCGTGAGAAAGCCGACGAAGATGAGGACGAGGACGGCGTCTCCGAGGCAGAGAAGCCGGAGGGAAAGTAG
- a CDS encoding group I truncated hemoglobin: MSETLYDRLGGEDAIAAVVDRFYERVIADEQVAHYFDDVDMQKQRAHQAQFISAVAGGPVDYSGEDMEAAHDDLGITKPDFDAIVAHLEASLEEFEVPADDRQAVLEAVGQYEDDIVTATA, from the coding sequence ATGAGCGAAACTCTGTACGACCGACTCGGCGGCGAGGACGCCATCGCGGCAGTCGTCGACCGGTTCTACGAACGCGTGATTGCGGACGAACAGGTCGCCCACTACTTCGACGACGTCGACATGCAGAAACAGCGCGCCCACCAGGCCCAGTTCATCAGCGCGGTCGCTGGCGGGCCCGTCGACTACTCCGGCGAAGACATGGAGGCCGCACACGACGACCTCGGGATCACGAAACCCGACTTCGATGCCATCGTCGCCCATCTCGAGGCCAGCCTCGAGGAGTTCGAGGTCCCGGCGGACGACCGGCAGGCGGTCCTCGAGGCCGTCGGTCAGTACGAAGACGATATCGTCACGGCGACGGCCTAA